In Aegilops tauschii subsp. strangulata cultivar AL8/78 chromosome 3, Aet v6.0, whole genome shotgun sequence, one genomic interval encodes:
- the LOC109759972 gene encoding cytochrome P450 CYP72A616: MLFERGMAVLGGVTPASLPWGFLVCGLLCLALLRQAGKLLDMLWLRPRRLERELRAQGLRGTPYRFPVGDLKEHGRLSKEAWARPLPLGCHDISAHVAPFLYNAVEEHGRTCFSWVGPIPKVTISDPDLAKDVMSNKFGHFEKTKLPALSKLLAEGLASIDGEKWAKHRRILNPAFQLEKVKRMLPAFSSCCEDLVSRWRTSLGSKGSCELDVWPELKNLTGDVISRTAFSSSHLEGRKIFQLQEEQAERLITNIRGLLIPGYLSLPTKNNRRMHQINKEIESILKNLVGKRIQAMKQGESTKDDLLSLLLESNMRQTDEHGRSSLGMTIEDVIEECKLFYFAGMETTSVLLTWTMILLSMHPEWQDRAREEIMGLFGRNKPEYEGLSRLKTVTMILYEVLRLYPPATLFSRKTYKEMEIGGITYPAGVMVELPVMFIHHDQHIWGSDVHEFKPDRFADGVSKASNDSGAFLPFGWGPRICIGQNFALLEAKMAMCMIIQSFEFELAPSYSHAPYTVITLQPMHGAQINLRAI; the protein is encoded by the exons ATGCTCTTTGAGAGAGGCATGGCGGTTCTTGGAGGAGTGACGCCGGCCTCGTTGCCATGGGGCTTCCTGGTGTGCGGCCTGCTGTGCCTCGCGCTTCTGCGGCAGGCCGGCAAGCTACTGGACATGCTGTggctgcggccgcggcggctGGAGCGCGAGCTCAGAGCGCAGGGCCTCCGCGGCACGCCCTACCGCTTCCCCGTTGGCGATCTCAAGGAGCACGGCCGGCTGAGCAAGGAGGCCTGGGCGAGGCCCTTGCCGCTGGGGTGCCACGACATCTCCGCCCATGTCGCGCCTTTCCTCTACAACGCCGTTGAGGAACACGGGAGGACGTGCTTCTCTTGGGTCGGCCCGATCCCCAAGGTCACCATCAGCGACCCCGACCTCGCCAAGGACGTCATGTCCAACAAGTTCGGCCACTTCGAGAAGACCAAGCTTCCGGCGCTGTCCAAGCTGCTCGCCGAAGGCCTCGCCAGCATCGACGGCGAGAAGTGGGCCAAGCATCGGCGCATCCTCAACCCCGCGTTCCAGCTCGAGAAGGTCAAG CGTATGCTGCCGGCGTTTTCTTCATGCTGCGAAGACCTTGTTAGCAGATGGAGGACGTCCCTAGGCTCCAAGGGTTCATGCGAGCTGGATGTTTGGCCGGAGCTCAAGAACCTGACGGGGGATGTTATTTCTCGCACCGCATTCAGCAGCAGCCACCTTGAGGGGAGGAAGATCTTTCAGCTACAGGAGGAGCAAGCTGAGCGCCTCATAACGAACATTCGGGGGCTTCTCATTCCCGGCTACTT GTCCTTGCCAACCAAAAACAACAGAAGGATGCATCAAATCAACAAGGAGATCGAATCGATCCTGAAAAATCTTGTTGGTAAAAGAATCCAAGCAATGAAACAAGGCGAGAGCACCAAGGACGACTTGCTTAGCTTATTGCTAGAGTCAAACATGAGACAGACTGACGAGCATGGCCGATCCAGCTTGGGGATGACAATTGAAGACGTCATCGAGGAATGCAAGCTGTTCTATTTTGCAGGAATGGAGACGACGTCGGTGCTGCTCACGTGGACCATGATCCTACTGAGCATGCACCCGGAGTGGCAAGACCGTGCGAGGGAGGAGATCATGGGTTTATTTGGAAGAAACAAACCGGAATATGAAGGGCTAAGCAGGCTCAAAACG GTGACCATGATCCTTTATGAAGTTCTCAGGCTGTACCCGCCGGCAACCTTGTTCAGTCGGAAAACTTACAAGGAGATGGAGATTGGAGGCATAACATACCCTGCTGGGGTCATGGTTGAGCTCCCCGTGATGTTCATCCATCATGACCAACACATTTGGGGCAGCGATGTCCATGAGTTCAAGCCAGACAGGTTCGCCGATGGGGTCTCCAAGGCATCCAATGATTCAGGTGCCTTTCTCCCTTTCGGTTGGGGCCCACGGATCTGCATCGGCCAGAACTTCGCACTTCTTGAAGCCAAGATGGCAATGTGCATGATCATTCAAAGCTTTGAGTTCGAACTCGCGCCGTCGTATAGTCATGCTCCATATACTGTGATAACATTGCAGCCGATGCATGGTGCACAGATAAATCTTAGAGCTATTTGA